In Nodosilinea sp. PGN35, the genomic stretch CAACGCATAGACAAACACCAAAACGTTAATGGCAATTAATCCATAGTTGACCCATGGAGTGATTTTGGTTGGATTGTTGTCATGGAGTGGAACCACGGCTGTTTATCTAAAGTTAGGGTGCGTAGAAGCGAACCATCGATGGGTCGACTGACGGGGTTAATTGACGGGGTCGATTGACGGCGGCACTGTCGGTCAGAGCTACAGCTGTAGCCAGGCTGCTTAGGACAGCCTCCCTAAAGACGTTTGAACGTTCAAACGTTTTTAGAACGTCTGGGCTATACCTGAAGCAGGTTTTAGGCAGCGGTTTTTAGGGAAGTAACCCCCAGCTGAGGTCTAGATCAGGCTTCAGTCCGTAATTAATCGCCTGGTTAAAACGGCCCCCGGCGGCGCGGGTTGAAGCCAAGCGAAACTCTCTCCAAAGCCATAGGCGATCGATACGACAGTGCAGCATTTTTAGCCAGGTGGCCAGTTCATGGTTGCTATTGTGAAGCAGAGAATAGGTTTGACCATCTTGCGCCAGAGTGAGATTGGTGGCGGGGTTATAGACATACTCCCCAGCGCCCCGCCCCTCGATGCGCTCCCGAAGAACAGCTGTAAGCCGATTGGTTTGGGCCGCCGACACGTCAAAACTCAAAAAGTGCCCCCCGTGCTGCTCTAGCACCGTTCGAAACTGCCTCAGAGAGGCTATGTCTCCCCAGCCGAGAGCCCCTGGGGTGGGCAGTATGAGGGCCTTCGCGGCATGGTAAAAATCCTGCCGGTTGAGGGCGTAGTAGTCCCAGTCGCCAAAGCCGTACTGCACCCAGCGATCGCCCAGGGGCAGCACCAGACGGGCGTGCAGCCCGGTTTCGACCACGTGCACCGTCACCCGGTCGAAGGGAGCGACGGGGGGAATGATCGTCGCGGGTACCTTGAACCAGGTCAGCGCCAGGGCCACCGTCAGCCCCAGGGCTAAGTAGACGAGCTGACGGCACAGGGGCAACTTCATGGGCTACACCTGGCGTTACCCAGCTCCCTGGCTAACTTGCAGCCAGCGGTAGTCGTACCCCGCCAGGTGCATTGGGTGGGAGGGCTGTTCGATCGCCTCTACCCGTTTACCGGTAAACAGATCGACCAGGCAGCGGCCCGCATCCTCGGCAAGCACTAGCGTCGCCTTACAGTCAGCCCGGCTGAGGTTGTGAACGGCAATTACCACCCGGCCTTGCCACTCACAGCGATGGGCAAAAACGCTGGGGTGGTCGGTCTGCAACGTTTGCCACTGGCCCCAGCCAAACGCCGGGTACTCTTTCCGCAGGCGAACGGCCCGCTCCATCCAGTTCAGCAGCGAGTGAGGATCGCACTGCTGGGCCGTGACGTTCACCTGCTTGTAGCTGTAGTCACCCTCTGAGATTACCGGCAGCACCAGCTGATCGGCGGGCGCGGTCGAAAACCCGCCGTTGGGGGCCGCAGACCACTGCATGGGGGTGCGGGCGGGCTGGCGTTCGTCGAGGGTCAAATCGTCGCCCATGCCCAGCTCCTCACCGTAGTTGATGACCGGCGTGCCCGGCAGCGTCAGCAGCAGGCTGTAGGTGAGCTTTAGCCGCTGTAGATCGCCGTCTAGCATGGGGGCAAACCGGCGACGAATGCCGCGATCAAAAATCCACATGGTCTCGCGATCGGGCGCAAAAGCGGCGGCAATTTCGTTTTGCTGATCGTCAGAAAGTTTGTCGAGGGTCAGCTCGTCGTGGTTGCGCACAAAGTTGGCCCACTGTCCAATGGTTGAGACCGGCGGCAACTCGTCAAAGGCCTGTTTGAGAGGGGTGGCGTCTTCTCGCGCCAGGGCCAGCAGGAGATGCTGGTTGCCCCAGAAGTTGAACAGCATCTGCATGCGATCGCCGTCATCAAAGTACTGCGGCAGTTCCTCTGGGGTCTCGTTGACCTCGGCGAGTAAAATGGCATCTCCCCGCCGCCAGGAGAGAAAATCCCGCAGCTCGTCTATGTACAAAAATGGATCGTCCGCCGGTTCAAATAAATTGTCGGCCTGGCGCAGCTCAATTAGGTGAGGGGCCGCATCAATGCGGAAGCCAGACACCCCCAGCTCCAGCCAAAACCCCATAATTTTTTGAATTTCTTCCCTCACCTGGGGGTTGGTGATGTTTAAGTCGGCCTGGTGATCGTAGAACCGATGGGCGTAGTAGGCATCCACCTCAGGCTGGTAGGTCCAGGTGGAGTCCTGCCGCCCCGGAAAAATGATCCCCTCTTCCACATCTTCGGGCTCTTGCTTTGACCACAAATAGTAGTTCCAGTATTTAGACTCAGGGTCTTTAAGGGCCGTTTGAAACCAGGGGTGCTGGTCAGAGGTGTGGTTGACCACCAAATCGACCAAAATGCGAATGCCGTGCTCCGCCGCCTGGCGGGCAAATTCAACAAAATCGCCCAGGCTGCCCAAACGCGGATCGACGCTGTAATAGTCCATCACGTCGTAGCCATTGTCTTTGTTAGGCGATGGGTAAAAAGGCATCAGCCAAATGCAGGTAATTCCCAGGCCCGATAGGTAGTCCAGGCGCTGATTCAACCCCAAAAAATCGCCGACCCCATCGCCGTTGCCGTCCATGTAGGTCTCTACGTCAACACAATAAATAACGGCGTTTTTATACCAGAGATCTAGCATAGCAATTCCTTAGGTAACAAAATAAGTCGGCTGTAATACGTACTTGGCTCAGATTATGCTCGGGCGGCGGCACGGCGGCCTTAGCACGCTGACATCAATCGGGGATCGGATTCACTTTAAATGGAAATAGCCTCGTTTTTAATCATTTGCACGCGGGCAATACCTGCTGGCCAAACGCCTCAATAAAGGGCTGCTGATCGCAGTTGACGTTGTGCAAAGAAATAGATTC encodes the following:
- a CDS encoding alpha-amylase family protein, whose translation is MLDLWYKNAVIYCVDVETYMDGNGDGVGDFLGLNQRLDYLSGLGITCIWLMPFYPSPNKDNGYDVMDYYSVDPRLGSLGDFVEFARQAAEHGIRILVDLVVNHTSDQHPWFQTALKDPESKYWNYYLWSKQEPEDVEEGIIFPGRQDSTWTYQPEVDAYYAHRFYDHQADLNITNPQVREEIQKIMGFWLELGVSGFRIDAAPHLIELRQADNLFEPADDPFLYIDELRDFLSWRRGDAILLAEVNETPEELPQYFDDGDRMQMLFNFWGNQHLLLALAREDATPLKQAFDELPPVSTIGQWANFVRNHDELTLDKLSDDQQNEIAAAFAPDRETMWIFDRGIRRRFAPMLDGDLQRLKLTYSLLLTLPGTPVINYGEELGMGDDLTLDERQPARTPMQWSAAPNGGFSTAPADQLVLPVISEGDYSYKQVNVTAQQCDPHSLLNWMERAVRLRKEYPAFGWGQWQTLQTDHPSVFAHRCEWQGRVVIAVHNLSRADCKATLVLAEDAGRCLVDLFTGKRVEAIEQPSHPMHLAGYDYRWLQVSQGAG